In Drosophila santomea strain STO CAGO 1482 chromosome 3L, Prin_Dsan_1.1, whole genome shotgun sequence, a single window of DNA contains:
- the LOC120449037 gene encoding solute carrier organic anion transporter family member 74D, giving the protein MTKSNGDVEAAAQVQSLGGKPSNGHGQLNGNGYHQNGGRRDSSQAFTPLLPQHNNGTTNGEVTTPPPSTVLYESTPSNNNEWKAPEDLGHLKNGLGNILSSNNNGTGNGHSLSEKYAHEQAPLTGGYKLPPRSSESEESDFDSDLNGGSSAESSSSCGLFGCRPRWARRFASTHVFMVVFLLAYILQGMYMTYFVSVITTIEKLFQIKSKTTGILLSASEMGQICTAMLLTYFAGRGHRPRWIACGMVLFSIAAFSCALPHFIFGEQLMHSSVILQQTQLAPANDSFPSHWLNASREQLNPNLCILGGNQTLSGSECNEERQLEQASHSKITVIVLCIFFGSLLSSGIGQTAVATLGIPYIDDNVGSKQSPMYMAVTIGMRILGPASGFIFGSFCTRWYVNFSNPGFDATDPRWIGAWWLGPVAIGSLMLLASIAMFSFPKQLRGKQKPPGQTATPAAPAEPEEKPKLKDFPKTVRRQLSNDILMFRTASCVFHLLPIAGLYTFLPKYLETQFRLATYDANMIAAFCGILVMGIGIVISGLFILKRKPTARGVAAWIAFTALVYSAGMIILMFIGCSMNDFAGYKPSDGNSPALIEPTCSAALNCTCDKENFAPICADGKMYISACHAGCSSSSLRPSDNRTLYSDCACIPDAPEAVNGYCDNNCKNFIYFILIFAICVFMHSTSEVGSMLLVMRCTHPKDKAMAMGVIQSAIGLFGNVPCPIIYGAVVDSACLIWKSVCGKHGACSLYDADTFRQYFLGITAGIMFLAFLMDLVVWRKAHRIDIAPEDPQEGGPASNGRTLEVSESKQPISPAPDTTV; this is encoded by the exons ATGACGAAGAGCAATGGCGATGTGGAGGCGGCAGCCCAGGTGCAATCCCTGGGCGGAAAGCCCAGCAATGGACATGGCCAGCTGAATGGGAATGGCTATCATCAGAATGGCGGACGCAGGGATTCCAGTCAGGCCTTTACACCACTGCTGCCGCAGCACAACAATGGCACCACCAACGGCGAGGTGACCACTCCGCCTCCAAGCACAGTGCTTTACGAGAGCACCCCGAGCAATAACAACGAGTGGAAGGCACCGGAGGATCTGGGCCATCTGAAGAACGGCCTGGGCAACATTCTGAGCAGTAACAATAATGGCACCGGCAATGGGCACAGTCTCAGCGAGAAGTATGCCCACGAACAGGCTCCGTTGACCGGAGGATACAAGTTGCCACCTCGCTCCAGTGAGTCCGAGGAATCCGATTTCGATTCGGACCTCAATGGCGGCTCCTCCGCGGAATCCAGCTCCAGTTGCGGCCTCTTCGGCTGCCGGCCCAGGTGGGCCAGGAGATTCGCCTCCACGCACGTCTTCATGGTGGTCTTCCTGCTGGCCTACATCCTGCAGGGCATGTACATGACCTACTTCGTCTCAGTGATCACCACCATCGAGAAGCTATTCCAGATCAAGTCGAAGACCACGGGAATACTGCTGAGCGCCAGTGAGATGGGTCAGATATGCACGGCCATGTTGTTGACCTACTTCGCCGGCAGAGGACACCGTCCCAGATGGATTGCCTGCGGCATGGTCCTGTTCTCAATCGCCGCCTTCTCCTGCGCCCTGCCCCATTTCATCTTCGGCGAGCAGCTGATGCACTCCAGTGTGATCCTGCAGCAGACGCAGCTCGCTCCCGCCAATGATTCCTTCCCCTCACACTGGCTGAATGCCAGCAGGGAGCAGCTTAATCCCAATCTGTGCATTCTGGGGGGCAACCAAACGCTTTCGGGCAGCGAGTGCAACGAGGAGCGCCAGCTGGAGCAGGCATCCCACTCCAAGATCACCGTCATCGTGCTCTGCATCTTCTTTGGCAGCCTGCTGAGCTCGGGCATTGGCCAGACCGCCGTGGCCACGCTGGGCATACCCTACATCGATGACAACGTGGGCAGCAAGCAGTCGCCCATGTACATGGCCGTCACCATTGGCATGAGGATCCTGGGACCGGCGTCCGGTTTCATTTTCGGCAGCTTCTGCACGCGCTGGTATGTGAACTTCTCGAATCCCGGCTTCGACGCCACCGATCCGCGCTGGATCGGCGCCTGGTGGCTGGGACCGGTGGCCATTGGCAGCCTCATGCTGCTGGCCTCCATTGCCATGTTCTCGTTCCCCAAGCAGTTGCGCGGCAAGCAGAAGCCGCCTGGCCAGACGGCCActccagcagctccagctgaGCCGGAGGAGAAGCCCAAGCTGAAAG ATTTTCCCAAGACAGTGCGTCGCCAGCTGAGCAACGACATCCTGATGTTCCGCACCGCCTCGTGTGTGTTCCACCTGCTGCCCATCGCCGGTCTCTATACGTTCCTGCCCAAGTATCTGGAGACCCAGTTCCGGCTGGCCACCTATGATGCCAACATGATCGCCGCCTTCTGTGGCATCCTGGTCATGGGCATCGGAATCGTCATTTCCGGGCTCTTCATCCTCAAGCGGAAGCCCACTGCCAGGGGCGTGGCCGCCTGGATCGCCTTCACAGCCCTCGTCTACTCGGCGGGCATGATCATCCTGATGTTCATCGGCTGCAGCATGAACGACTTTGCCGGCTACAAGCCAAGCGATGGCAACAG TCCCGCTTTGATCGAGCCCACGTGCAGTGCCGCTCTCAACTGTACCTGTGATAAGGAGAACTTCGCGCCCATCTGTGCCGATGGCAAGATGTACATCTCGGCCTGCCACGCCGGATGCAGCAGCTCCTCGCTGCGTCCCAGCGACAATCGCACCCTCTACTCCGATTGCGCTTGCATTCCAGATG CTCCGGAGGCGGTCAACGGTTACTGTGATAATAACTGCAAGAACTTCATCTACTTTATACTGATCTTTGCCATTTGCGTATTTATGCATTCCACCTCCGAGGTGGGCAGCATGCTGCTCGTCATGCGCTGTACACATCCCAAAG ATAAGGCCATGGCCATGGGTGTGATACAGTCGGCCATCGGCCTGTTCGGCAACGTTCCCTGTCCCATCATCTACGGTGCAGTGGTGGACTCCGCCTGCCTCATCTGGAAGTCGGTGTGCGGCAAGCACGGTGCCTGTTCGCTCTACGATGCGGACACTTTCCGGCAATATTTCCTAG GAATCACGGCTGGCATTATGTTCCTGGCATTCCTGATGGACCTGGTGGTGTGGCGCAAGGCGCACCGCATCGACATCGCGCCGGAGGATCCGCAGGAGGGCGGGCCCGCGTCCAACGGCAGGACCTTGGAGGTGTCCGAGTCCAAGCAGCCCATCTCTCCGGCGCCGGACACGACGGTCTAG